A section of the Quatrionicoccus australiensis genome encodes:
- a CDS encoding cupin domain-containing protein: MKFPLIAIALGLALATPLTGWAQAYPSRELLNTQRSVIGETISYPGTGPARVKANIVTIAPGAETIFHRHPAPMFAYILAGELTVDYGSYGKRVYRQGDALMEAMHAAHRGLNLGSDVVRILSVHMGADGTENVVLEKTEQPLRPDNAQ, translated from the coding sequence ATGAAATTTCCCTTGATTGCTATCGCGCTCGGCCTCGCCCTGGCCACCCCACTCACCGGCTGGGCGCAGGCATATCCCAGCCGCGAGTTGCTCAATACACAAAGAAGTGTGATCGGCGAGACGATCAGTTATCCGGGCACCGGGCCGGCCCGGGTCAAGGCCAATATCGTGACCATCGCACCGGGAGCGGAAACCATCTTTCACCGCCATCCGGCGCCGATGTTCGCCTACATTCTCGCCGGCGAACTGACCGTCGATTACGGCAGTTACGGCAAGCGCGTCTATCGCCAGGGCGATGCCTTGATGGAAGCGATGCATGCCGCGCACCGGGGCCTGAATCTGGGCAGCGACGTGGTGCGCATTCTGTCCGTGCATATGGGTGCGGACGGCACGGAAAACGTTGTCCTGGAAAAAACGGAGCAACCGCTCCGTCCAGACAACGCTCAATAG
- the atzF gene encoding allophanate hydrolase, translating to MNATTLPASLDLATLAAAYRAGLKPSALFAHLHDLAAADDHRAWISLLPRSELLARAAALDVVDPASLPLYGVPFAVKDNIDLAGLPTTAGCPDYAYDPADSAVVVARLLAAGAIPLGKTNLDQFATGLNGTRSPYGACRNAFKPEFISGGSSSGSAVAVAAGQVSFSLGTDTAGSGRVPAAFNNLIGLKPSCGVLSSRGVVPACRSLDSVSIFTLTAADAAAVFAVAQAFDAEDAYSRPLAPHGRRFPAGAPFRFGVPRREQLAFFGDAENPALFDAAVARLTALGGTPVDLDFSPFLETARLLYGGPWVAERYHAIKDFIERQPESVFPVTREITLGGAKATAVEAFDAAYRLKALKRRCDAVWQDVDLVITPTAGLHPSIAAVEAEPLRINTDLGYYTNFMNLLDYAAVAVPAAMRSDGLPFGVTLFAPAFQDLPLLELANRWQQESGLPLGASGQPLPTGEIAAPGVPDGMLRVAVCGAHLSGLPLNWQLTQRGGRLIGAVRSAPEYRFYALAGGPPLRPGMLRVASGGAAIEMEIWELPAREFGSFVAGIPAPLGIGKVKLADGSQVSGFVCESAGLDGAEDITHFAGWRSWLASRSQA from the coding sequence ATGAACGCCACCACTCTGCCTGCCAGCCTCGATCTCGCCACGCTGGCCGCCGCCTACCGCGCCGGCCTCAAGCCGTCGGCGCTGTTCGCCCACCTGCACGATCTGGCCGCAGCCGATGATCACCGCGCCTGGATCAGCCTGCTGCCGCGCAGCGAACTGCTCGCCCGCGCCGCCGCGCTCGATGTCGTCGATCCGGCCAGCCTGCCGCTCTACGGCGTGCCCTTCGCGGTCAAGGACAACATCGACCTGGCCGGCCTGCCGACCACGGCCGGCTGTCCCGACTACGCCTACGACCCGGCCGACTCGGCGGTCGTCGTCGCGCGCCTGCTCGCCGCTGGTGCGATCCCGCTCGGCAAGACCAACCTCGATCAGTTCGCGACCGGCCTGAACGGCACGCGCTCGCCCTACGGCGCCTGCCGCAATGCCTTCAAGCCGGAGTTCATTTCCGGCGGTTCGAGTTCCGGCTCGGCGGTCGCCGTCGCCGCTGGCCAGGTCAGTTTTTCGCTGGGCACCGACACCGCCGGCTCCGGCCGCGTGCCGGCTGCCTTCAACAACCTGATCGGGCTCAAGCCGAGCTGCGGCGTGCTGTCCTCGCGCGGCGTCGTGCCGGCCTGCCGCTCGCTGGATTCGGTGTCGATTTTCACGTTGACCGCTGCGGACGCCGCCGCCGTCTTCGCCGTCGCCCAGGCCTTCGATGCCGAGGACGCCTACAGCCGGCCGCTCGCGCCGCACGGCCGGCGCTTCCCGGCCGGGGCGCCGTTCCGCTTCGGCGTGCCGCGCCGCGAGCAGCTCGCTTTCTTCGGCGATGCCGAAAACCCGGCGCTGTTCGACGCCGCCGTGGCGCGCCTGACCGCGCTCGGCGGTACACCGGTCGACCTCGATTTTTCGCCCTTTCTCGAAACCGCGCGCTTGCTCTACGGCGGGCCGTGGGTCGCCGAGCGTTACCACGCGATCAAGGATTTCATCGAGCGCCAGCCCGAGTCGGTCTTCCCGGTAACGCGTGAAATCACGCTGGGCGGCGCCAAAGCGACGGCGGTCGAAGCCTTCGACGCGGCCTACCGCCTGAAGGCCTTGAAGCGCCGCTGCGATGCCGTCTGGCAGGACGTGGATCTGGTCATCACGCCGACCGCCGGCCTGCATCCGAGCATCGCCGCGGTCGAGGCCGAGCCGCTGCGCATCAACACCGATCTTGGCTACTACACCAATTTCATGAACCTGCTCGACTACGCCGCGGTCGCCGTGCCGGCCGCCATGCGCAGCGACGGCCTACCGTTCGGCGTGACCTTGTTCGCGCCGGCCTTCCAGGATCTGCCGCTGCTCGAACTGGCGAACCGCTGGCAGCAGGAGAGCGGCCTGCCGCTCGGCGCCAGCGGTCAACCGCTGCCAACGGGCGAAATTGCCGCGCCGGGTGTGCCCGACGGCATGCTGCGCGTCGCCGTGTGCGGTGCGCACCTGTCCGGCCTGCCGCTCAACTGGCAACTGACCCAGCGCGGTGGCCGTCTGATCGGCGCGGTCCGTTCGGCGCCGGAATACCGGTTTTATGCCCTGGCCGGTGGTCCACCGCTACGTCCGGGCATGCTCCGTGTCGCCAGCGGCGGCGCCGCGATCGAGATGGAAATCTGGGAGCTGCCGGCCCGCGAATTCGGCAGCTTCGTGGCCGGCATCCCGGCGCCGCTCGGCATCGGCAAGGTCAAGCTCGCCGACGGCAGCCAGGTCAGCGGTTTCGTCTGCGAAAGCGCCGGCCTGGATGGCGCCGAGGACATCACGCACTTTGCCGGCTGGCGCAGCTGGCTGGCGAGCCGCAGCCAGGCGTAG
- the uca gene encoding urea carboxylase: protein MFSKVLIANRGAIACRVIRTLKKLGIASVAVYSEADANSLHVALADEAVCIGPAPAAESYLRADKILAAAQQTGAQGIHPGYGFLSENPDFSDACAAAGIAFIGPTKAQMLAFGLKHTARELAEEAGVPLLPGSGLLADVGHARAEAARIGYPVMLKSTAGGGGIGMRLIWSEDELGEAYASVDRLARANFKEAGIYLEKYVEAARHIEVQVFGDGAGRVLALGERDCSVQRRNQKVIEETPAPGLSTEQRASLAATAVRLMESVAYRSAGTVEFVMDANSGAFYFLEVNTRLQVEHGVTEEVTGVDLVEWMVRLASGDLELPAAAPAPQGASIQVRLYAEDPAKSFQPSSGLLSEIVFPDGVRVETAVATGSEVPPYYDPMVAKIIVHAASREAATDQLIAALDATRVHGIETNLAYLRQILDGEVFRAGRQTTRYLNAFHYRPNTIDVLESGVQTSVQDWPGRVGYWDVGVPPSGPMDDLALRAANRLVGNPEGAAGLECTMSGPSLRFNCDVVFALTGASTAATLDDQPLAFWQAHVAKAGSVLRIGAVSDAGCRSYLAIAGGFDVPDYLGSKSTFTLGQFGGHAGRTLRLGDVLHVTPCSTLPAETPAYTAPDYGHHWEIAVMYGPHGAPDFFTDPDIATFFATDWEIHYNSSRTGVRLIGPKPQWARTDGGEAGLHPSNIHDNAYAIGAIDFTGDMPVILGPDGPSLGGFVCPAVVIQADLWKLGQLRPGDTLRFVPVSAVSAAQRLRNADLALRTPGAALAAPLVAEPESITTPVLADLPAAGDRPRVVYRQAGDAYLLVEYGPLVLDIELRFRVQALINWLQANPQPGIIDLTPGIRSLQLHFDARRTDRAALLAALVAAEDLLPAVDDMEVPSRTVYLPLSWDDPATKLAIEKYMQSVRKDAPWCPSNIEFIRRINGLDSVEQVFNTVFEASYLVLGLGDVYLGAPVATPVDPRHRLVTTKYNPARTWTPENAVGIGGAYMCVYGMEGPGGYQFVGRTVQMWNRWQKTREFSKPWLLRFFDQVRFVPVSEAELLQLRKDFVAGRASLRIEEGTFRLADYRRFLADNAAPIGEFKAKQQAAFEAERERWKAAGQADYISEADIAAAAPDSELDLPPGARLVASEVPGNVWKVLVEPGQQVKAGETLVIVESMKMEFSILAPVDGEILQVFSREATPVASGQDLLVLQAATEN, encoded by the coding sequence ATGTTCAGCAAAGTCCTCATCGCCAACCGCGGCGCCATCGCCTGCCGCGTCATCCGCACGCTGAAGAAACTCGGCATCGCTTCCGTTGCGGTCTACTCCGAAGCGGATGCCAATTCCCTGCACGTCGCGCTGGCCGACGAGGCCGTCTGCATCGGCCCGGCCCCGGCCGCCGAGAGCTACCTGCGCGCCGACAAGATCCTTGCCGCGGCGCAGCAGACCGGCGCCCAGGGCATCCATCCCGGCTACGGCTTCCTCTCCGAGAACCCGGATTTCTCGGATGCCTGCGCCGCCGCCGGTATCGCCTTCATCGGCCCGACCAAGGCGCAGATGCTCGCTTTCGGCCTCAAGCACACGGCGCGCGAACTGGCCGAAGAAGCCGGCGTGCCGCTGCTGCCGGGCAGCGGCCTGCTCGCCGACGTCGGGCACGCGCGCGCCGAAGCGGCACGCATCGGCTACCCGGTGATGCTCAAAAGCACGGCCGGCGGCGGTGGCATCGGCATGCGCCTGATCTGGTCCGAGGACGAACTCGGCGAAGCCTACGCATCGGTCGACCGCCTGGCGCGGGCCAATTTCAAGGAAGCCGGCATCTATCTCGAAAAATACGTCGAAGCGGCGCGCCACATCGAGGTGCAGGTCTTCGGCGACGGCGCCGGCCGCGTGCTGGCGTTGGGTGAGCGCGACTGCTCGGTGCAGCGCCGCAACCAGAAGGTGATCGAGGAAACACCGGCGCCCGGCCTGTCGACCGAACAGCGCGCCAGCCTGGCAGCGACCGCCGTACGCCTGATGGAATCGGTCGCCTACCGCTCGGCCGGCACCGTCGAATTCGTCATGGACGCCAACAGCGGCGCCTTCTATTTCCTCGAGGTGAATACGCGTTTGCAGGTCGAACACGGCGTCACCGAGGAAGTGACCGGCGTCGATCTCGTCGAATGGATGGTCCGTCTTGCCTCCGGCGATCTCGAACTGCCGGCTGCCGCACCGGCGCCGCAGGGCGCCTCGATCCAGGTCCGGCTCTATGCCGAAGACCCGGCCAAGAGCTTCCAGCCGTCCTCCGGCCTGCTCAGCGAAATCGTTTTCCCGGACGGCGTGCGCGTCGAGACCGCAGTCGCCACCGGCTCGGAAGTGCCGCCGTACTACGATCCGATGGTCGCCAAGATCATCGTTCATGCGGCGAGCCGCGAAGCGGCGACCGACCAGCTGATTGCCGCGCTCGACGCGACGCGCGTGCATGGCATCGAAACCAATCTTGCCTACCTGCGCCAGATCCTCGACGGCGAGGTGTTCCGCGCCGGTCGCCAGACGACGCGCTACCTGAATGCCTTCCACTATCGCCCGAATACCATCGACGTGCTCGAATCCGGCGTGCAGACCTCGGTGCAGGACTGGCCGGGCCGCGTCGGTTACTGGGATGTCGGCGTGCCGCCCTCGGGCCCGATGGACGACCTCGCGCTGCGCGCCGCGAATCGTCTGGTCGGCAATCCGGAAGGCGCGGCCGGCCTCGAATGCACGATGAGTGGCCCGAGCCTGCGCTTCAACTGCGACGTGGTTTTTGCCCTGACCGGCGCGTCGACCGCTGCGACCCTCGACGACCAGCCGCTCGCCTTCTGGCAGGCGCATGTCGCGAAGGCCGGTTCGGTCCTGCGCATCGGCGCGGTCAGCGATGCCGGCTGCCGCAGCTACCTGGCGATTGCCGGCGGCTTCGACGTGCCCGATTACCTGGGCAGCAAATCCACCTTCACGCTTGGCCAGTTCGGCGGCCATGCCGGCCGCACCTTGCGTCTGGGCGACGTGCTGCACGTCACGCCGTGCAGTACCTTGCCGGCAGAAACCCCGGCCTACACTGCGCCGGACTACGGCCACCACTGGGAAATCGCGGTCATGTACGGCCCGCACGGTGCGCCCGATTTCTTCACCGATCCCGACATCGCGACCTTCTTCGCGACCGACTGGGAAATCCACTACAACTCGAGCCGCACCGGCGTCCGCCTGATCGGCCCGAAACCGCAGTGGGCGCGCACCGACGGCGGCGAGGCCGGGCTGCACCCGTCGAATATCCACGACAACGCCTACGCAATCGGCGCCATCGACTTCACCGGCGACATGCCGGTCATTCTCGGGCCGGACGGCCCCAGCCTGGGCGGCTTCGTCTGCCCGGCCGTGGTCATCCAGGCCGACCTGTGGAAGCTCGGCCAGCTGCGTCCGGGCGATACGCTGCGCTTCGTGCCGGTCAGCGCGGTGAGTGCCGCGCAGCGCCTGCGTAATGCCGATCTTGCCTTGCGCACGCCGGGGGCGGCTTTGGCCGCGCCGCTCGTCGCCGAACCGGAGAGCATCACGACGCCGGTCCTGGCCGACCTGCCGGCCGCCGGCGACCGGCCGCGCGTCGTCTATCGCCAGGCCGGCGATGCCTACCTGCTGGTCGAATACGGCCCGCTGGTCCTCGACATCGAACTGCGCTTCCGCGTTCAGGCGCTGATCAACTGGCTGCAAGCGAACCCGCAGCCGGGCATCATCGACCTGACGCCGGGCATCCGCTCGCTGCAACTGCATTTCGACGCGCGCCGCACCGACCGCGCCGCCTTGCTCGCCGCGCTGGTCGCCGCCGAGGACCTGTTGCCGGCGGTCGACGACATGGAAGTGCCGAGTCGCACTGTCTACCTGCCGCTGTCCTGGGACGACCCGGCGACCAAGCTGGCGATCGAGAAGTACATGCAGTCGGTCAGGAAGGACGCGCCCTGGTGTCCGTCCAACATCGAGTTCATCCGCCGCATCAATGGTCTGGATTCGGTCGAGCAGGTGTTCAACACGGTGTTCGAGGCGAGCTACCTGGTGCTCGGCCTGGGTGACGTCTATCTCGGCGCGCCGGTCGCGACGCCGGTCGATCCGCGGCATCGCCTGGTCACCACCAAGTACAACCCGGCCCGCACCTGGACGCCGGAAAACGCGGTCGGCATCGGCGGCGCCTACATGTGCGTCTATGGCATGGAAGGCCCCGGCGGCTACCAGTTCGTCGGGCGCACCGTGCAGATGTGGAACCGCTGGCAGAAAACCAGGGAATTCAGCAAGCCGTGGCTGCTGCGCTTCTTCGACCAGGTGCGTTTTGTGCCGGTGAGCGAGGCCGAGCTGCTGCAACTGCGCAAGGACTTTGTCGCCGGGCGCGCCTCGTTGCGCATCGAGGAAGGCACGTTCCGGCTCGCCGATTACCGCCGTTTCCTGGCCGACAACGCGGCGCCGATCGGCGAATTCAAGGCGAAGCAGCAGGCTGCCTTCGAGGCCGAGCGCGAGCGCTGGAAGGCGGCCGGTCAGGCCGATTACATCAGCGAGGCCGACATCGCCGCGGCGGCGCCGGATTCCGAACTCGACCTGCCGCCGGGCGCGCGCCTGGTCGCCAGCGAGGTGCCGGGCAATGTCTGGAAGGTGCTGGTCGAGCCCGGCCAGCAGGTCAAGGCCGGCGAGACGCTGGTCATCGTCGAGTCGATGAAGATGGAGTTTTCCATCCTCGCACCGGTCGACGGTGAAATTTTGCAGGTTTTCAGCCGCGAGGCGACGCCGGTTGCCTCCGGTCAGGACCTGCTCGTACTGCAAGCTGCCACGGAGAACTGA
- a CDS encoding ABC transporter permease, translating into MSRTSRGSSLWQIRTAIDRRQYWLLAVAGLVAPLLAWGLLGSLDGVDKIFLPGPLDVLKRALAWATEDDLAHDVAISTWRVVAGWALSALFALPIGLYIGTYRAVQALLEPLTDFIRYMPAVAFIPLVMLWVGIDEGSKVAIIFIGTFFQMVLMVAEDVRRVPLAQIEAAQTMGATRGEIVDKVIIPSAKPALLDTLRITMGWAWTYLVVAELVAANSGLGYAVLKAQRFLQTDKIFAGILMIGLIGLVIDQSFRLIHRKAFPYLNGGRS; encoded by the coding sequence ATGAGCCGGACTTCGCGCGGCAGTTCGCTGTGGCAGATCCGCACCGCCATCGACCGGCGCCAGTACTGGCTGCTGGCCGTGGCCGGGCTGGTTGCGCCGCTGCTCGCCTGGGGCCTGCTGGGTAGCCTGGACGGGGTGGACAAGATCTTCCTGCCCGGGCCGCTCGACGTGCTCAAGCGGGCGCTCGCCTGGGCGACCGAAGACGACCTGGCGCACGACGTCGCGATCAGTACCTGGCGCGTCGTCGCGGGCTGGGCGCTGTCCGCCCTGTTCGCGCTGCCGATCGGCCTCTACATCGGCACCTACCGTGCCGTGCAGGCGCTGCTCGAGCCGCTCACCGACTTCATCCGCTACATGCCGGCCGTCGCCTTCATTCCGCTCGTCATGCTGTGGGTCGGTATCGACGAAGGCTCGAAGGTGGCGATCATCTTCATTGGCACCTTCTTCCAGATGGTGCTGATGGTCGCCGAGGATGTGCGGCGCGTGCCGCTGGCGCAGATCGAGGCGGCGCAGACGATGGGCGCGACGCGCGGCGAGATCGTCGACAAGGTGATCATTCCGTCAGCCAAGCCGGCCCTGCTCGACACCCTGCGCATCACCATGGGCTGGGCGTGGACCTACCTGGTCGTCGCCGAGCTGGTTGCCGCCAACTCCGGGCTCGGCTACGCCGTGCTCAAGGCGCAGCGCTTCCTGCAGACCGACAAGATCTTCGCCGGCATCCTGATGATCGGCCTGATCGGCCTGGTCATCGACCAGAGCTTCCGGTTGATCCATCGCAAGGCCTTTCCCTACCTGAATGGAGGTCGTTCATGA
- a CDS encoding urea amidolyase associated protein UAAP1, with amino-acid sequence MNTALQKARAAVDIDQRWQQFAPDLEVDRVLFSDVIPGGCHWSWLLPRGVTLRLTALDAGANLSLVLYNARQKLERYNPPDTLKAQHTAHFTRGHVLMSDMGCSLASITADSLGWHDPLGLLLDAERLHAKYGDHNYQQFRNGMYRSGRDGLLIEIGKYGLGRRDLVAPVNFFSKVSVDAEGRFAFAENHAKAGDYVDLRLDMDVIVAVSAAPHPLDPRPGYAPAPVGVAAWRSGPAAADDYCRAFRPEGARALHNSDMQYLI; translated from the coding sequence ATGAACACCGCTTTGCAGAAAGCCCGCGCCGCGGTCGATATCGACCAGCGCTGGCAGCAATTTGCCCCCGATCTGGAGGTCGACCGGGTGCTTTTCTCCGACGTCATTCCCGGCGGCTGCCACTGGTCGTGGCTGCTGCCGCGCGGCGTCACGCTGCGCCTGACCGCACTCGATGCCGGCGCCAACCTGTCGCTGGTGCTCTACAACGCGCGCCAGAAGCTGGAGCGCTATAACCCGCCGGACACGCTGAAGGCGCAGCACACCGCGCACTTCACGCGCGGCCACGTGCTGATGAGCGACATGGGCTGTTCCCTGGCCTCGATTACCGCCGACAGCCTGGGCTGGCACGACCCGCTCGGCCTGCTGCTCGACGCCGAGCGGCTGCACGCCAAGTACGGTGATCACAATTACCAGCAGTTCCGCAACGGCATGTACCGCTCCGGGCGCGACGGCCTGTTGATCGAGATCGGCAAGTACGGCCTCGGCCGGCGCGACCTGGTGGCGCCGGTCAATTTCTTCAGCAAGGTCAGCGTCGATGCCGAAGGCCGCTTCGCCTTCGCCGAGAACCACGCCAAGGCCGGCGACTACGTCGATCTGCGCCTCGACATGGACGTCATCGTCGCCGTCTCGGCGGCGCCGCATCCGCTCGATCCGCGCCCGGGCTACGCACCGGCCCCGGTCGGCGTCGCCGCCTGGCGTTCCGGCCCTGCCGCGGCCGACGACTACTGCCGCGCCTTCCGCCCGGAAGGTGCCCGCGCGCTGCACAACAGCGATATGCAATACCTGATCTGA
- a CDS encoding NADPH-dependent FMN reductase encodes MAIKLLGLAGSLRQKSANKGLLRAAQAALPADVSMDLADLSDVPFYNADLGEKPAAVARVLAQIGAADALVLACPEYNYSLAPALKNILDWASREPDNALLAGKAVAIMGAGGGMGTSRAQYHLRQVCVFLDLHPLNKPEVFANAFAGAFDADGNLTDARLQQLLAEQMQALLKWSAKIR; translated from the coding sequence ATGGCGATCAAACTACTCGGCCTGGCCGGCAGCCTGCGGCAAAAGTCCGCCAACAAGGGCCTGCTCAGGGCCGCCCAGGCGGCTCTGCCGGCCGATGTCAGCATGGATCTTGCCGATCTGTCCGACGTGCCGTTCTACAACGCCGATCTCGGCGAAAAGCCGGCGGCCGTGGCGCGCGTGCTGGCGCAGATCGGTGCTGCCGATGCGCTGGTCCTCGCCTGCCCCGAGTACAACTACTCGCTGGCGCCGGCCCTGAAGAACATTCTCGACTGGGCCTCGCGCGAACCCGACAACGCGCTGCTCGCCGGCAAGGCGGTGGCGATCATGGGCGCCGGCGGCGGCATGGGTACCTCGCGCGCCCAGTACCACCTGCGCCAGGTCTGCGTCTTTCTCGACCTGCATCCGCTCAACAAGCCGGAAGTCTTTGCCAATGCCTTCGCCGGTGCCTTCGACGCCGACGGCAACCTGACCGACGCCCGCCTGCAGCAATTGCTCGCCGAGCAGATGCAGGCGCTGCTCAAATGGAGCGCAAAAATCCGCTGA
- a CDS encoding ABC transporter ATP-binding protein, translating into MSASIEIRGVGKTFGRGPGAITALQNADLQIGRNEFVTFVGASGCGKSTLLRMIGGLETVSVGAIAVDGRPIAGPGVERAMVFQHYSLYPWLTVIENIKFCRQLKAHIANRTDADVEKASGRADALLRLMGLAHVAHAYPNQLSGGMQQRVAIARALMSRPPILLMDEPFGALDAQTREVMHDLIRHVHRIEGSTIVFVTHDVEEAIYLGQRIVLMAPRPGRIDTVYEVPLPAARQQDMKLAPEFLTLKREILDRIRETSGMKTDLEQLERLSAQAAVEENA; encoded by the coding sequence ATGAGCGCCAGCATCGAAATCCGCGGCGTCGGCAAGACCTTCGGGCGCGGGCCGGGGGCAATCACCGCCTTGCAGAATGCTGACCTGCAGATCGGCCGCAACGAGTTCGTGACCTTCGTCGGCGCCTCCGGCTGCGGCAAATCCACGCTGCTGCGCATGATCGGCGGCCTGGAAACGGTCAGCGTCGGCGCGATTGCCGTCGATGGCCGGCCGATCGCCGGGCCCGGCGTCGAGCGGGCGATGGTCTTCCAGCACTACAGCCTCTACCCGTGGCTGACGGTGATCGAGAACATCAAGTTCTGCCGCCAGCTCAAGGCGCACATCGCCAACCGCACCGATGCCGACGTCGAGAAGGCCTCCGGCCGCGCCGACGCGCTGCTGCGCCTGATGGGCCTGGCGCACGTCGCGCATGCCTATCCCAATCAGTTGTCGGGCGGCATGCAGCAACGCGTCGCGATCGCCCGCGCCCTGATGAGCCGGCCGCCCATTCTGCTCATGGACGAGCCCTTCGGCGCACTCGATGCGCAGACGCGCGAGGTCATGCACGACCTGATCCGGCATGTGCATCGCATCGAGGGCAGCACCATCGTCTTCGTCACGCACGACGTTGAGGAGGCGATCTACCTTGGCCAGCGCATCGTGCTGATGGCGCCGCGCCCCGGTCGCATCGACACGGTGTACGAGGTGCCGCTGCCGGCCGCACGGCAGCAGGACATGAAACTTGCCCCCGAGTTTCTGACGCTGAAGCGGGAGATTCTCGACCGCATCCGCGAGACCTCGGGCATGAAAACCGATCTCGAGCAGCTTGAACGCCTGTCGGCGCAGGCTGCCGTGGAGGAAAACGCATGA
- a CDS encoding urea amidolyase associated protein UAAP2, with protein MTATAMRIQESPLDPAAAVYDVTLPSGEPWLHEIRKGQTLRIVDVEGNQAADIIFYNRHDTAEHYSVSNTILGQGGIYLTTGSVLRSNEGRPLLTIVADTCGRHDTVGGACAAESNTVRYALAKKFMHSCRDNYLQAIQNSDAGLDKADIVPNINFFMNVPVTADGQLTFADGVSGPGKYVELRAEMDVWALLSNCPQLNNPCNAYNPTPVRLLIWD; from the coding sequence ATGACCGCCACCGCCATGCGCATCCAGGAAAGCCCGCTCGACCCGGCCGCCGCCGTCTACGACGTCACGCTGCCGTCTGGCGAACCCTGGCTGCATGAAATCCGCAAGGGCCAGACCCTGCGCATCGTCGATGTCGAAGGCAACCAGGCCGCCGACATCATCTTCTACAACCGGCACGACACCGCCGAGCATTACAGCGTCAGCAACACCATCCTTGGCCAGGGCGGCATCTACCTGACCACCGGTTCGGTGCTGCGCAGCAACGAGGGCCGGCCGCTGCTGACCATCGTCGCCGACACCTGCGGCCGGCACGACACGGTCGGTGGCGCCTGCGCCGCCGAGAGCAACACGGTGCGCTATGCGCTCGCCAAGAAGTTCATGCACAGCTGTCGCGACAACTACCTGCAGGCCATCCAGAACTCGGATGCCGGGCTGGACAAGGCCGACATCGTGCCCAACATCAACTTCTTCATGAACGTGCCGGTCACCGCCGACGGCCAGCTGACTTTCGCCGACGGCGTGTCCGGTCCCGGCAAGTATGTCGAGCTGCGCGCCGAGATGGATGTCTGGGCGCTGCTCTCGAACTGCCCGCAACTGAACAATCCCTGCAACGCCTACAACCCGACGCCGGTCCGCCTGCTGATCTGGGACTGA
- a CDS encoding OmpA family protein codes for MHMHASRAAALLLGLGLLAGCASQPAPAPAPEPVVAPSPATPPAVSNEAKAEVTLDEEMNVFFMLASSTLSRDEKDKLRRHAARLKEDGEQIVTLVGHTDNTGSRAYNLAIADQRVNAVARYLKALGVPTRQVRKGFAPREQTAPTCKSSACLQKMRRVELIFAAG; via the coding sequence ATGCACATGCACGCTTCCCGGGCCGCCGCCCTCCTCCTTGGCCTCGGCCTGCTTGCCGGCTGTGCCTCGCAACCGGCACCAGCCCCGGCGCCCGAACCGGTCGTCGCCCCCAGCCCGGCAACGCCGCCTGCCGTCAGCAACGAGGCGAAAGCCGAGGTGACGCTCGATGAAGAGATGAACGTCTTTTTCATGCTCGCTTCCAGCACGCTGAGCCGCGACGAAAAGGACAAGCTGCGCCGGCACGCCGCCCGCCTCAAGGAAGACGGCGAACAGATCGTGACCCTGGTCGGCCACACCGACAACACCGGCAGCCGCGCCTACAACCTGGCGATCGCCGACCAGCGCGTCAATGCAGTCGCCCGCTACCTGAAAGCGCTCGGCGTCCCGACGCGCCAGGTGCGCAAGGGTTTTGCGCCGCGCGAGCAGACCGCGCCCACCTGCAAGAGCTCGGCCTGCCTGCAGAAGATGCGTCGCGTCGAGCTGATCTTCGCCGCCGGCTGA